TAGTCGTTGTAATAAACAATGACTTAAGATAAGTACCTTTAGCTCCACTTGGTCTAGCTTTAACTAATGCACCTACAAAGACTTTAACGTTATCAGCAATCTTGTTTGTATCAAAACTAGCTTTAGCAACGCCCGCATGGACGATACCAGCTTTTTCAGCTCTGAATTCTACTTGACCAGCTTTTACGTTTTTAACAGCCTGTGCAACATCCATTGTTACAGTACCAAGTTTTGGATTTGGCATCATACCTCTTGGACCAAGAACTTTAGCAACCTTACCGATTGCAGCCATCATGTCTGGTGTCGCAATACATCTGTCGAAGTTTACTTCACCAGCAGCTACTTTATCAATAAGCTCATCAGAACCTACAACATCCGCGCCAGCAGCTTTAGCTTCTTCAGCTTTAGCACCTCTTGCGAATACTGCAACTTTTAAAGTTTTACCTGTTCCGTGCGGTAATGATACTACACCACGTACGTTTTGATCAGAATGTCTTGTATCAACACCTAAATTGGCAACGATATCAACAGACTCATCAAATTTAGCTTTTGGTAAATCTTGAATTAAGCTTATTGCATCTGAAAGGCTATAAAATCTAGCACTATCAACCATTGCAAGTTTTGCAGCATAATTCTTAGGAAGTTTTTGTGTTTTAGTCTGGTTTTTATTTGCTTTCATAAACTTACTCCACAACCTCAATGCCCATAGATTTAGCAGAACCAGCAATCATGCTAGCTGCAGCTTCTTCATCATTGGCATTCATGTCTTTCATTTTTTTCTTCGCGATTTCTAGAATTTGCGCTTTTGTAATTTTACCTACTGTTGCGCCCTTGCCTGTGGTTTGT
This genomic stretch from Alphaproteobacteria bacterium 33-17 harbors:
- a CDS encoding 50S ribosomal protein L1; translated protein: MVDSARFYSLSDAISLIQDLPKAKFDESVDIVANLGVDTRHSDQNVRGVVSLPHGTGKTLKVAVFARGAKAEEAKAAGADVVGSDELIDKVAAGEVNFDRCIATPDMMAAIGKVAKVLGPRGMMPNPKLGTVTMDVAQAVKNVKAGQVEFRAEKAGIVHAGVAKASFDTNKIADNVKVFVGALVKARPSGAKGTYLKSLFITTTMGPAIKLEISSVLE